A genomic window from Brevibacillus agri includes:
- a CDS encoding 2-oxoacid:acceptor oxidoreductase subunit alpha, protein MISQLSWKVGGQQGEGIESTGEIFSMAMNRMGYHLYSYRHFSSRIKGGHTNNKIRVSTTPMRAISDDLDILVAFDQETIDFNAHELREGGIIIADAKFNPKLPDGLKPVRFFTVPLTEIADELGTSLMKNMVSIGASSAILGIPVESYRAIVEDMFLRKGEKVVEKNMEAIRRGFDFVNELTGGQLPEFQMEKADPQKQLFLIGNDAIALGAVAAGCRFMPAYPITPASEVMEYLIKKLPKLGGTVIQTEDEIAAITMAIGANFAGARSLTASAGPGLSLMMEAIGLAGITETPVVIVNTQRGGPSTGMPTKIEQSDVNAMIYGTHGDIPKVVITPSTVEECFYDAVEAFNIAEEYQLPVILMTDLTLSLGKQTVTPFDYSKVEIRRGKLLAGQELPEKEQNDLFKRYEVTEDGVSPRVIPGQKYGLHHVTGVEHDQTGRPSENAANRIQQMDKRMRKLDGVLKTFKNPVTVDAPHADADVLVVGINSTIGTIQEAKGRLEKEGIKVNHAQIRLLHPFPTEQIKALVDKAKKVIVVEHNIQAQVTNLIKQHVGSAEKIQSVLKYDGNPFLPKEIYAEVKELVKHGDYERVSK, encoded by the coding sequence ATGATTAGTCAACTTTCCTGGAAAGTTGGAGGACAGCAAGGGGAGGGCATCGAGAGTACTGGTGAGATTTTCTCGATGGCGATGAACCGGATGGGTTACCATCTGTACAGCTACCGCCACTTCTCTTCCCGTATCAAGGGTGGACACACGAACAACAAAATTCGCGTGAGTACAACGCCAATGCGTGCGATCTCCGACGATCTGGACATTCTCGTAGCGTTTGACCAGGAGACAATCGATTTTAACGCGCATGAGCTTCGCGAAGGTGGCATCATCATTGCTGATGCTAAATTCAATCCAAAGTTGCCGGACGGGTTGAAGCCAGTTCGCTTCTTCACTGTACCACTAACTGAGATCGCTGATGAACTGGGAACTTCCCTGATGAAAAACATGGTGTCGATTGGTGCGTCCAGTGCAATCCTCGGCATTCCAGTGGAAAGTTACCGAGCAATCGTTGAAGATATGTTCCTCCGCAAAGGCGAAAAAGTAGTAGAAAAGAACATGGAAGCGATTCGTCGCGGATTTGATTTTGTAAATGAACTGACTGGCGGCCAACTGCCTGAGTTCCAAATGGAAAAGGCTGACCCGCAAAAACAACTGTTCCTGATCGGTAACGATGCGATCGCTTTGGGTGCTGTAGCAGCAGGCTGCCGCTTCATGCCGGCATACCCGATCACACCGGCTTCCGAAGTTATGGAATACTTGATTAAAAAACTGCCAAAACTCGGCGGAACCGTTATCCAAACAGAAGACGAAATCGCCGCTATTACAATGGCGATCGGCGCTAACTTCGCAGGTGCTCGTTCCTTGACTGCTTCTGCAGGTCCTGGTCTGTCCCTGATGATGGAAGCAATCGGTCTGGCTGGTATTACAGAAACACCAGTTGTGATCGTAAACACCCAGCGTGGTGGCCCATCCACAGGTATGCCGACCAAAATCGAGCAATCCGACGTGAATGCGATGATCTACGGTACACACGGTGACATTCCAAAAGTCGTAATCACGCCAAGCACAGTAGAAGAGTGCTTCTACGATGCTGTTGAAGCGTTTAACATTGCGGAAGAATACCAACTGCCAGTTATTCTCATGACGGACCTGACTCTGTCTTTGGGCAAACAAACCGTTACTCCATTTGACTACAGCAAAGTAGAAATCCGCCGCGGGAAGCTGCTCGCTGGACAAGAATTGCCAGAAAAAGAGCAAAACGACCTGTTCAAACGTTATGAAGTAACCGAAGACGGCGTTTCTCCACGCGTCATTCCTGGTCAAAAATACGGTTTGCACCACGTAACAGGGGTAGAGCACGATCAAACCGGTCGTCCTTCCGAGAATGCTGCTAACCGTATCCAACAAATGGATAAACGTATGCGCAAGCTGGATGGCGTTTTGAAAACGTTCAAAAACCCTGTAACAGTCGATGCTCCTCATGCTGACGCGGATGTTCTGGTAGTGGGGATCAACTCCACCATCGGTACGATTCAAGAAGCAAAAGGCCGTCTGGAAAAAGAGGGAATCAAGGTCAACCATGCACAAATCCGTTTGCTGCATCCATTCCCGACCGAACAAATCAAAGCACTTGTGGACAAAGCGAAAAAAGTGATTGTTGTTGAGCATAACATCCAAGCACAAGTTACAAACCTCATCAAACAACACGTGGGAAGCGCTGAAAAAATCCAATCTGTGCTGAAATATGACGGTAACCCATTCCTGCCGAAGGAAATCTATGCTGAAGTGAAGGAGCTGGTAAAACATGGCGACTATGAAAGAGTTTCGAAATAA